The following proteins are co-located in the Triticum aestivum cultivar Chinese Spring chromosome 1A, IWGSC CS RefSeq v2.1, whole genome shotgun sequence genome:
- the LOC123065001 gene encoding polygalacturonase inhibitor, producing the protein MAGASPILLLSFLLVSMAVADQCHDDDHAALVAIDIAMGSPYHFASWTPDSACCDWYDVDCDADTGRVVGLRVYQDSNMSGAIPDAIGNLTFLETLTLHHLPAISGVIPDSLATLSNLSELTISYTGVSGPVPSFLSTLTALTLLDLSYNSLTGAIPPSLANLISLSSINLRRNSLSGTIPSLLLSKSPDGAYLQLSHNNLSGAIPTEFAAVNFSYVDLSRNALSGDATSLFGAEKVIQHLDVSRNALNFDLSAVEFPEQLTYADLSHNAIRGSIPAQVATLAGLQQFNVSFNRLCGAVPTGGNMSRFDRYSYLHNKCLCGTPLTACRQRPVGYLH; encoded by the coding sequence ATGGCCGGCGCCTCCCCTATCCTCCTGCTCTCATTCCTCCTTGTTTCGATGGCGGTGGCGGACCAGTGCCACGACGATGACCATGCCGCCTTGGTTGCCATCGACATCGCCATGGGCAGCCCCTACCACTTCGCGTCTTGGACGCCCGACTCCGCCTGCTGCGACTGGTATGACGTCGACTGTGATGCCGACACGGGCCGCGTCGTCGGCCTTCGTGTCTACCAGGACTCCAACATGTCCGGCGCCATCCCGGACGCCATCGGCAACCTCACCTTCCTTGAGACCCTCACCCTCCACCACCTCCCGGCCATCTCCGGTGTCATCCCGGACTCCCTCGCCACGCTTTCCAACCTCTCGGAGCTCACAATCTCCTACACGGGTGTGTCCGGCCCGGTGCCCTCCttcctcagcacgctcaccgcaCTCACCCTCCTCGACCTCTCCTACAACTCCCTCACCGGCGCCATCCCACCGTCCCTCGCCAACCTCATCAGCCTCTCTAGTATCAACCTCCGCCGCAACAGCCTCTCCGGCACCATCCCGTCGCTCCTCTTGTCCAAGTCCCCCGACGGCGCCTACCTCCAGCTCTCCCACAACAACCTCTCCGGCGCCATCCCGACTGAGTTCGCCGCTGTCAACTTCTCCTACGTCGACCTCTCCCGCAACGCCCTCTCCGGCGACGCCACCAGCCTCTTCGGCGCAGAGAAGGTCATCCAGCACCTCGACGTGTCCCGCAACGCCCTCAACTTTGACCTCTCCGCCGTGGAGTTCCCGGAGCAGCTCACCTACGCCGACCTCAGCCACAACGCCATCCGCGGCTCCATCCCGGCGCAGGTGGCGACCCTGGCTGGCCTCCAGCAGTTCAACGTGAGCTTCAACAGGCTGTGCGGCGCCGTGCCCACCGGCGGCAACATGTCCAGGTTCGACCGCTACAGCTACCTCCACAACAAGTGCCTTTGCGGCACGCCGCTCACCGCCTGCCGCCAGCGGCCCGTCGGCTACCTCCATTAG
- the LOC123065107 gene encoding G-type lectin S-receptor-like serine/threonine-protein kinase At2g19130, which yields MSPLIYTLLGLLLLSYTAPRCSSAGDTLTAGQTFAAVGAGAGKLVSRNGKYVLGFFQPATMIASTMSGSKSHDNWYFGIWFNKIPVFTTVWVANREEPISHPNINSTQLRISSDGNLVIIVDHVDAGTESLVWSTHIVNRTQTTTTTTALVLLNNGNLVLLPTNTSQEMPSWQSFDHPTDVVLPGAKLGWNKLTGLSNTIISKKSLINPGLGSYSVGLEGATGMVLKRRNNPSVVYWQFVSSTTSTLVPIIRSLVDLDPRIKGLVNPTYVDNNREEYYMYTSPDESPPLFVSLDTSGQIKMMFWSQTKQTWETIGANPDGRCMTPATCGPFAVCTNNAHILCECMKGFSQKSPQDWEFNDRTGGCIRNTPLQYCSTSEKNMTSSTDMFHPIAQATLPYKPQLISLASTQTKCEEACLSSCSCTAYSFNNDKCSVWYGELFSVNMNDGIDFTAEDVLYIRLAAKDLSFRKNKRKPHVGVITAGAITGLGLLMIMVLLLIWMKKFKWCCLPLYGNQVSGGGIMAFRFTDLVRATKNFSEKLGGGGFGSVYKGVLNDSTSIAVKRLDGACQGEKQFRAEVSSVGLIQHINIVKLIGFCSEGDKRLLVYEHMSNGSLDDHLFKKSNANGDILNWNTRFQITLGIARGLSYLHQSCRQCIIHCDIKPENILLDASFVPKVADFGLAALVGRDFSRILTTFRGTVGYLAPEWLSGNAITPKVDVYSFGMVLLEIISGARNSSGTYNTRNDHSAKFFPVQAIYKLHGGDVQSLVDPNLHGDFNLEEAERVCKVACWCIQDNEFDRPTMGEMVRVLEGLQEIGMPLMPRQLAAMTEQYGATSSIYIVNSHSQCD from the coding sequence ATGTCTCCTCTCATCTACACATTACTCGGGCTTCTCCTCCTCTCGTACACAGCTCCTCGGTGCTCCTCTGCAGGCGACACTCTCACGGCAGGTCAAACTTTCGCGGCTGTTGGTGCCGGTGCCGGCAAGCTCGTCTCACGAAATGGCAAGTACGTGCTCGGCTTCTTCCAACCAGCTACAATGATTGCAAGCACCATGAGTGGTAGTAAGTCCCACGACAACTGGTACTTTGGCATATGGTTCAATAAGATTCCAGTTTTTACTACTGTGTGGGTTGCTAATAGGGAGGAGCCCATCTCCCATCCCAATATCAACTCCACACAGCTCAGGATCTCAAGTGACGGCAATCTTGTCATCATCGTAGACCATGTTGATGCCGGCACCGAATCCCTTGTCTGGTCCACTCACATCGTTAATAGGAcacaaaccaccaccaccactacagCCCTTGTTCTCCTGAACAATGGAAACCTTGTCCTCCTACCCACAAACACTAGCCAAGAGATGCCGTCATGGCAGAGTTTCGACCACCCAACAGATGTTGTGCTTCCTGGCGCCAAGCTTGGCTGGAACAAGCTCACCGGCTTGAGTAACACGATCATCTCAAAGAAGAGTCTCATTAATCCTGGTCTTGGCTCATACAGTGTTGGACTAGAAGGTGCCACGGGGATGGTCCTCAAGCGTCGCAACAACCCCTCTGTAGTGTATTGGCAATTTGTGTCCTCTACAACGTCAACATTGGTACCAATAATCCGGTCACTGGTAGATTTGGATCCTCGGATTAAAGGTCTGGTTAACCCAACATATGTTGATAACAACCGAGAGGAGTACTACATGTACACTTCACCCGATGAATCACCACCTTTATTTGTCTCACTGGACACCTCTGGTCAAATAAAAATGATGTTTTggtctcaaaccaaacagacttGGGAAACCATAGGTGCCAACCCTGATGGTCGTTGCATGACGCCTGCTACATGTGGACCTTTTGCAGTCTGCACCAACAATGCACATATATTATGTGAGTGTATGAAGGGCTTCTCTCAGAAGTCACCACAGGATTGGGAGTTTAATGATAGAACAGGTGGGTGCATCAGAAATACACCATTACAGTACTGCAGCACTAGTGAGAAAAACATGACAAGTTCAACAGACATGTTCCACCCAATTGCTCAAGCTACATTGCCCTACAAGCCCCAACTAATATCCCTTGCTTCAACTCAGACAAAATGCGAAGAAGCTTGTCTTAGCTCTTGCTCTTGCACTGCTTATTCCTTTAACAATGACAAATGCTCTGTCTGGTATGGGGAATTATTTAGTGTAAATATGAATGATGGCATTGATTTTACAGCTGAAGATGTTCTTTACATTCGCCTTGCTGCCAAAGATTTAAGtttcagaaaaaataaaagaaaaccgcATGTGGGAGTTATTACTGCGGGAGCCATTACTGGTCTTGGGTTactaatgatcatggtgttgttaTTGATTTGgatgaagaaattcaaatggtGTTGTCTGCCTTTATACGGCAATCAAGTTAGTGGTGGAGGGATTATGGCCTTTAGATTCACGGATTTAGTCCGTGCTACTAAAAACTTCTCAGAAAAGCTAGGAGGAGGTGGTTTTGGTTCTGTATACAAGGGGGTATTAAATGACTCAACTAGTATAGCAGTGAAAAGGCTTGATGGTGCATGTCAAGGAGAGAAGCAATTCAGGGCCGAGGTGAGCTCAGTTGGACTGATCCAACATATCAACATAGTCAAATTGATTGGTTTCTGCAGCGAAGGTGATAAAAGGTTACTTGTATATGAACACATGTCAAATGGGTCTCTGGATGACCATCTGTTTAAGAAGAGCAATGCTAATGGTGATATCCTGAACTGGAACACTAGATTTCAAATAACCCTTGGAATTGCTAGAGGATTGTCCTACTTGCATCAGAGTTGTCGCCAATGCATCATACACTGTGATATTAAGCCAGAAAATATACTTTTGGATGCATCATTTGTTCCTAAAGTTGCAGACTTTGGGTTGGCGGCATTAGTCGGACGGGATTTTAGCCGAATTCTAACCACATTCAGAGGAACTGTTGGTTATCTTGCTCCGGAGTGGCTTAGCGGGAATGCTATTACGCCAAAAGTTGATGTTTATAGCTTCGGCATGGTACTTCTGGAAATCATATCAGGGGCTAGGAATTCATCTGGAACATACAACACTAGGAATGACCACTCTGCTAAATTTTTCCCCGTGCAAGCTATCTACAAGCTTCATGGGGGTGATGTGCAGAGTTTGGTGGATCCAAATTTGCATGGTGACTTCAATTTAGAAGAGGCTGAAAGGGTTTGCAAGGTTGCATGTTGGTGTATCCAAGATAATGAATTTGATCGACCGACGATGGGTGAAATGGTACGAGTTCTTGAGGGTCTACAGGAGATTGGCATGCCCCTGATGCCAAGACAACTTGCGGCTATGACGGAACAATATGGTGCAACCTCTTCAATATACATAGTAAACAGTCACAGTCAATGTGACTAA